The following is a genomic window from Methanolinea sp..
CGGAGAAGGCGTAAGCAAGGTTTAATAGTGACCGTCCCCATTTTATAAAGCACAGACAGGACCGAGGAGACAGGTCGCAATGGTCAGAAAGCCAGGCAAGATGTACAGGAACCTCGCGAAGATGGCGTACACGAGGAAGGAGTACATGGGGGGTATCCCGGGGAGCAAGGTCGTCCAGTTCGACATGGGGAACCTGACGGAGCCGTTCCCGGTGGAGATCTCGCTCGTGGCCGAGGAAGCGTGCCAGATCCGGCACATCGCGCTCGAGGCGGCTCGCACGAGCATCAACAGGAGGCTGATGAAGGACATCGGGAGGACGAACTACAGGCTCAAGCTCCGCGTCTATCCCCACCACGTCCTGCGCGAGAACAAGCAGGCGACGGGGGCGGGTGCCGACCGCGTCTCCGAGGGAATGCGCCTCTCTTTCGGAAAGCCGGTGGGCACGGCAGCGAGGGTGAAGGAAGGGCAGGAGGTATTCACGGCCTACACGACGCCGCAGTTCGTGGAGAAGGCAAAGCTCGCGCTCCGGTCCGGGAGCCACAAGCTCCCGACACCCACGCGCATCGTCATCAGGGAGCACCCGGTCCCGGGCGTTCCCCAGGCAGGCGAGGTCTCCCCGGCAGGCCAAGTAGCCCCGGGAGGCCAGGAATAATCCCTTTATCCCCATATCCCTTTATCCCCCAATCCCCCCATACCTCTGTCCCGGACTCCCCTTTTTCCCGGCCCATGAACCGGTGCGGATTCGCATTTTCCCCGAGGATGCCGGGGGACGTCGCGGAGGGGACCGCGCGCCCGGAAAACCACAATCACAATGTATATTCCCTTTTGTCGGTACATTTTAAGCGAATATGATTTCACCCCCGGATCCTGCCCTCTGCGAGGCCATCACCCGTGCGACCGCGAGGGCTCTCGAACAGGCGGAAATCACCCTCCCCCCCGACGTCGTCCGGGCACTCGAGGCCGCGAGGGACCGCGAGACGAGCGGTATCGCCCGGGGGGAGATCGAGAACATCCTCGCCAACATCAGGCTGGCAGAGTCCCTCCGCGTCCCGATCTGCCAGGATACCGGCATCCCGGTAGTCTACCTCACCCTCCCCCCGTCCGTTCCGCTCTCCCAACATATCCTCGATGCCGTTGCCGAGGGCGTGCGGCGTGCGACGCGCGAGGTCCCCCTCCGTCCGAACGTCGTCGACCCGCTCACGCGTGAAAATACGGGTGACAATACCGGCCCGGGGATGCCCGTCGTCCACGCGAGGCCGGGGGAGAAGCTCTCCGTGACGGTCCTCCCGAAAGGGGCGGGATCGGAGAACATGTCCCGCGTCGCGATGATGCTCCCCACGGAGGTGGAGAACATCCCCCGGTTCGTTGCAGAGACGGTCCTCATCGCGGGGGGGAAACCCTGCCCGCCGGTCATCCTGGGGGTCGGCATCGGGGGGACGTTCGACTGGGCGGCAGCCGCGGCAAAGGAGGCACTCCTCGAGCCCATCGACGCGATGAGCCCGTACGAGCGGGAACTCCTCGACGCCGTCAACGACCTCTGCATCGGGCCCATGGGGCTCGGGGGGAAGACGACCGCGCTCGCGGTCAAGGTGAAGACGGCGGGCTGCCACACGGCCTCCCTGCCCGTCGCCGTGAATGTCCAGTGCTGGGCGTGCCGGCGCGCGACCGTGGAGGTGGAGTGGTGAGCGTCATCCACCTCTGCACCCCCCTCTCCCACGAGATCCTGATGCTGCGCGCGGGCGACCACGTGACACTCTCCGGGACGGTCTACACCGCCCGCGACGAGGCCCACGTCAGGATGCGGGACGAGGGTATCCCCTTCGACCCGCACGGTGCCGCGATCTACCACTGCGGCCCCGTGGTCCACGGGGGGAAGATCATCGCGGCGGGTCCCACGACCTCGGCACGGATGAACTCCCTCTCCGGTTTCCTCCTCGATCGCGGTGTCCGCGCACTGGTCGGCAAGGGTGGGATGGGCAGGCAGGTCGCAGAGCAGATGCGGGGGCGGGCCGTGTACCTCGCGTTCACGGGAGGGTGCGCTGCGCTCGCCGCGTCGAGGATGACGCTGCGGCGGGTCTACTTCGAGGATCTCGGGATGGCAGAGGCGGTGTACGAGATCGACCTCGACCACCTCCCGCTCGTCGTCGGGATAGACGCGGCGGGAAACGACCTCTTCGAGGGCGTGAACAGGAACGCGCTGGCGAGGTTCAAGAAGAGGTTCTCCACGCCGCGGGAGGTTGCCCCGTGAAGCTCCACGTCGACGAGAAGCGGTGCAAGGGGTGCAATCTCTGCACGCTGGTGTGCCCCTACAGGATATTCAGGCCCGGGAAGAGACCCAACCAGAAGGGGGTATTCGTCCCCGAGCTCGACCGCCCCGAGCGGTGCCCGAACACGAGGCTGCAAGCCCTGTACGGCAGGACGCTGTGCGGGATGTGCCAGATGATCTGCCCTGACCAGGCAATCTCGTGGGAAGAGGAGAAGAAGGGGGAGAAGAGGAAGGTGGCGATAGAGTTTTGACCCGGATAGAGTTCATGCAGGGCAACGTGGCGAGCGCGGAGGGGGCACTCGCCGCGGGCTGCACGTTCTTCGCGGGATACCCGATCACGCCGTCGACGGAAGTCGCGGAGCACATGGCCGCGAAGCTCCCGAAGAGGGGTGGCGTCTTCATCCAGATGGAGGACGAGATCGCGAGCATTGCCGCCGTCATCGGGGCATCGTGGACCGGCGCACGCGCGATGACCGCGACGAGCGGCCCCGGGTTCTCCCTCATGATGGAGAACATCGGGTATGCCGTCATGACCGAGACCCCCTGCGTCATCGTGAATATCCAGAGGGGCGGGCCCTCGACGGGCCAGCCCACGATGTCGGCCCAGGCGGACATGCTCCAGTGCCGCTTCGGCTCGCACGGGGATTACAGCATCATCGCGCTCGCTCCCGCGAGTGTCCAGGAGATGTACGAGCTCACAGCCGAGGCCTTCAACCTCGCCGACAGGTTCAGGGTACCCGTTTTCGTCATGGCAGACGAGATCGTCGGGCACATGCGCGAGAGAATCGAGATCCCGGAATCGGTCCCCGTGGTGGGGAGGAGGCCGCTCGAGCCGGGGATGCTCCCCTTTCGCCCCGGCGAAGACCTCGTCCCAGGGTTCCCGCGTTTCGGAAGCGGGTTTGGCGTCCACGTGACGGGACTCACCCACGACGAGAGGGGGTACCCGTGCGCGACGAGCCCGAAGGTCCACGAGGACCTCGTGAAGAGGCTGGTCGAGAAGGTCGAGTCGAAGAGGCACGAGATCGCGGACTACAGGGTCACAAACCCCGACGCGGAGATCGTCTTCGTCACCTACGGTTCGCCGGCACGGAGCGTGGAGCAGGCCATCCACGACAACCCGGGACTGGACATCGGGCACTTACGGTTCCGCGTCGTCTGGCCATTCCCTGAAAAAGCCCTCGGCGAATTCCGCAACGCGAGGGCTTTCATCGTGCCCGAGCAGAACCTCGGCCAGATGGCGCGCGAGATCGAGAGGCACACGCGCGTCCCGGTCATCAGGCTGCCCCGCTTCGGGGGGGCTCTCCACACCCCCGAGGAACTCGTCGCCGCGGTGGAGGGGGTCAGGTGACGTTCTCGGACTGGCTCAGGGTCGATCGCCTCCCCCACATCTACTGCGCGGGATGCGGCAACGGGACGGTGATCAATTGCACCCTCTCCGCGGTCGACCAGATGGGGTGGAAGAAGGAGGAGACGGTCTTTGTCTCGGGGATTGGGTGCTCATCCCGTGCACCCGGCTACATCGTCACGGACTCCCTCCACACCACGCACGGCCGGGCACTCGCCTTCGCGACCGGCATAAAACTCGCGAATCCCTCCCTCAACGTCGTTGTTTTCACCGGGGACGGGGATCTCGCGGCGATCGGGGGAAACCACTTCATCCACGCCTGCCGGAGGAACATCGACATCACGGTCGTCTGCATGAACAACATGATCTACGGGATGACCGGCGGGCAGGGGAGCCCGACGACGCCGCGGATGGCTCTCTCGACGACCACGCCGTACGGCTCCGTCGAACCCGCGTTCGACCTCTGCGAGCTCGCGATCGCGGCTGGCGCAAATTACGTCTCCCGGTGGACCTCGTACCACGTCAAGGAGCTGACGCGGGCCATCCTCGCGGGACTCCGGACCCCCGGCCTCTCGTTCATCGAGGCACTGGTCCAGTGCCCGACGAACTACGGCCGGCGGAACCGCTACAGGCAGGCCATCGACCAGATAGAGTATTTCAAGGAGCACGGGATGCTCGTCGAGAAGGCGAGGAGGCTGCGCGAGGAGGGGAAGGAGATCCCGCCGGACACCATCATCCTGGGCGAGCTCGCGAGGAGGAACAGACCCGCGATGGGGGTGAAGGCGTGAGGCACGAGGTGCGGTTCTCTGGGTTCGGAGGCCAGGGGATCATCCTGTCCGCGGTGATCCTCGGGAGGGCCGCGGTGATGTACGACGGGAACTACGCGGTCCAGACACAGGTCTACGGGCCCGAGGCGCGCGGGGGCGCCTCGATGAGCTCGGTGATCATCGACGAATCCCCTATCCTCTACCCCAAGGTGAGGGACCCGGACATCCTCGTGATCATGTCGCAGGAAGGTTTCGAGAAGTACGGGGTGCAGGTGAAGGAGAGTGCCCTGATGATCCTCGATTCGACCCTCGTGCGGTCGCGCCCGAGGTGCCGTTACATCGAGGTCCCCGCCACTGCCGAGGCCAAGAATACCCTCGGGAGGGAGATCGTCGCGAACATCATCATGCTCGGCGCGCTCGTCAGGGCGACGGGAATCGTGAGGGAGGAATCCCTCGAGAAGGCAATCCTCGACAGCGTCCCGAAAGGAACGGAAACGCTCAACATGAAGGCGATGAAGAGAGGCATGGAACTTGTAGGAGCAGGGGGAACAAAATGAAACTCCTCGAGCACGAGGCAAGGAAGTTACTCGCAGAAGAGGGCATACGGGTCCCCGACGGGGAAGTCATCAGGTCGCCCGACGAGGTCCCCGCCGCGATGGAGAGGCTCGGGGACCGGGTCGTCCTGAAGGCACTCGTGGAGGTCGGCGGCCGAGGGAAGAAGGGGGGGATCCTCGTCGCCGACAGGTCGAACGCGGTCGAACTCGCGGCCCGGCTCTTCGGGAAGGAAATAGGGGGGATTCCCGTCAGGGAGATCCTCGCGGTCCGCTATCTCGACATCGAGAGGGAATACTACCTCTCGATCTCGATCGACAGGTCGAGGAAGTGCCCGGTCATCCTCTTCTCTGGCGAGGGCGGTGTCGACATCGAGACCCTCGCGAGGGAGAAGCCCGAGGCGCTCCGGAGGGCGGCCCTCCCGGCCCTCATGGACCGCGTCCCCCCGTTCATGGTCCGCGATCTCCTCTCCGGGGCACCGCCGGAGATCGGGGAGGTCATGAACCGGCTCTACACCGTGTTCCGCAAGAAGGACGCGGTCCTCGCGGAGATCAACCCGCTCGTCTCCACCCCGGACGGGATATACGCTGCCGACGCGAAGATCGTGGTCGACGACAACGCCCTCCGGAGGCAGGGGATCACCCAGAACAGGGACCTCACGGAGAGGGAGAGGGAGGCAGAGAAGCACGGGTTCTCGTACGTCGAGCTCGAGGGGAACATCGGGGTCATAGGGAACGGTGCGGGCCTCACGATGGCAACCCTCGACCTCATCCGCTACTACGGCGGGAGCGCCGCGAACTTCCTCGACGTCGGGGGTGGTGCCGACCAGGAGAGGGTGATGCATGCCGTCAGGCTGGTCGCAGGTGACCCCTCGGTGAAGGTGATCGTCGTGAACCTCCTCGGCGGGATCACGCGGTGCGACGACGTCGCGAGGGGGATCATCGCA
Proteins encoded in this region:
- a CDS encoding 50S ribosomal protein L16; the encoded protein is MVRKPGKMYRNLAKMAYTRKEYMGGIPGSKVVQFDMGNLTEPFPVEISLVAEEACQIRHIALEAARTSINRRLMKDIGRTNYRLKLRVYPHHVLRENKQATGAGADRVSEGMRLSFGKPVGTAARVKEGQEVFTAYTTPQFVEKAKLALRSGSHKLPTPTRIVIREHPVPGVPQAGEVSPAGQVAPGGQE
- a CDS encoding fumarate hydratase; protein product: MISPPDPALCEAITRATARALEQAEITLPPDVVRALEAARDRETSGIARGEIENILANIRLAESLRVPICQDTGIPVVYLTLPPSVPLSQHILDAVAEGVRRATREVPLRPNVVDPLTRENTGDNTGPGMPVVHARPGEKLSVTVLPKGAGSENMSRVAMMLPTEVENIPRFVAETVLIAGGKPCPPVILGVGIGGTFDWAAAAAKEALLEPIDAMSPYERELLDAVNDLCIGPMGLGGKTTALAVKVKTAGCHTASLPVAVNVQCWACRRATVEVEW
- a CDS encoding FumA C-terminus/TtdB family hydratase beta subunit, encoding MSVIHLCTPLSHEILMLRAGDHVTLSGTVYTARDEAHVRMRDEGIPFDPHGAAIYHCGPVVHGGKIIAAGPTTSARMNSLSGFLLDRGVRALVGKGGMGRQVAEQMRGRAVYLAFTGGCAALAASRMTLRRVYFEDLGMAEAVYEIDLDHLPLVVGIDAAGNDLFEGVNRNALARFKKRFSTPREVAP
- a CDS encoding 4Fe-4S dicluster domain-containing protein, with amino-acid sequence MKLHVDEKRCKGCNLCTLVCPYRIFRPGKRPNQKGVFVPELDRPERCPNTRLQALYGRTLCGMCQMICPDQAISWEEEKKGEKRKVAIEF
- a CDS encoding 2-oxoacid:acceptor oxidoreductase subunit alpha; translation: MTRIEFMQGNVASAEGALAAGCTFFAGYPITPSTEVAEHMAAKLPKRGGVFIQMEDEIASIAAVIGASWTGARAMTATSGPGFSLMMENIGYAVMTETPCVIVNIQRGGPSTGQPTMSAQADMLQCRFGSHGDYSIIALAPASVQEMYELTAEAFNLADRFRVPVFVMADEIVGHMRERIEIPESVPVVGRRPLEPGMLPFRPGEDLVPGFPRFGSGFGVHVTGLTHDERGYPCATSPKVHEDLVKRLVEKVESKRHEIADYRVTNPDAEIVFVTYGSPARSVEQAIHDNPGLDIGHLRFRVVWPFPEKALGEFRNARAFIVPEQNLGQMAREIERHTRVPVIRLPRFGGALHTPEELVAAVEGVR
- a CDS encoding thiamine pyrophosphate-dependent enzyme is translated as MTFSDWLRVDRLPHIYCAGCGNGTVINCTLSAVDQMGWKKEETVFVSGIGCSSRAPGYIVTDSLHTTHGRALAFATGIKLANPSLNVVVFTGDGDLAAIGGNHFIHACRRNIDITVVCMNNMIYGMTGGQGSPTTPRMALSTTTPYGSVEPAFDLCELAIAAGANYVSRWTSYHVKELTRAILAGLRTPGLSFIEALVQCPTNYGRRNRYRQAIDQIEYFKEHGMLVEKARRLREEGKEIPPDTIILGELARRNRPAMGVKA
- a CDS encoding 2-oxoacid:ferredoxin oxidoreductase subunit gamma is translated as MRHEVRFSGFGGQGIILSAVILGRAAVMYDGNYAVQTQVYGPEARGGASMSSVIIDESPILYPKVRDPDILVIMSQEGFEKYGVQVKESALMILDSTLVRSRPRCRYIEVPATAEAKNTLGREIVANIIMLGALVRATGIVREESLEKAILDSVPKGTETLNMKAMKRGMELVGAGGTK
- the sucC gene encoding succinate-CoA ligase subunit beta yields the protein MKLLEHEARKLLAEEGIRVPDGEVIRSPDEVPAAMERLGDRVVLKALVEVGGRGKKGGILVADRSNAVELAARLFGKEIGGIPVREILAVRYLDIEREYYLSISIDRSRKCPVILFSGEGGVDIETLAREKPEALRRAALPALMDRVPPFMVRDLLSGAPPEIGEVMNRLYTVFRKKDAVLAEINPLVSTPDGIYAADAKIVVDDNALRRQGITQNRDLTEREREAEKHGFSYVELEGNIGVIGNGAGLTMATLDLIRYYGGSAANFLDVGGGADQERVMHAVRLVAGDPSVKVIVVNLLGGITRCDDVARGIIAAGVAQPVIVRLAGTNEREGREILGASGYRMLDSMEEAVKAAVEAAR